From Dasypus novemcinctus isolate mDasNov1 chromosome 11, mDasNov1.1.hap2, whole genome shotgun sequence, one genomic window encodes:
- the FUT9 gene encoding 4-galactosyl-N-acetylglucosaminide 3-alpha-L-fucosyltransferase 9 isoform X1, with product MTSTSKGILRPFLIVCFILGCFMACLLIYIKPTNGWIFSPMESASSVLKMKNFFSTKTDYLNETTILIWVWPFGQTFDLTSCQAMFNIQGCHLTTDRSLYNKSHAVLIHHRDISWDLTNLPQQARPPFQKWIWMNLESPTHTPQKSGIEHLFNLTLTYRRDSDIQVPYGFLTVSTNPFVFEVPSKEKLVCWVVSNWNPEHARVKYYNELSKSIEIHTYGQAFGEYVNDKNLIPTISTCKFYLSFENSIHKDYITEKLYNAFLAGSVPVVLGPSRENYENYIPADSFIHVEDYNSPNELAKYLKEVDKNNKLYLSYFNWRKDFTVNLPRFWESHACLACDHVKRHQEYKSVGNLEKWFWN from the coding sequence ATGACATCAACATCCAAAGGAATTCTTCGCCCATTTTTAATTGTCTGCTTTATTCTCGGCTGTTTCATGGCATGTCTGCTCATTTATATCAAGCCTACCAATGGCTGGATCTTCAGTCCAATGGAATCAGCCAGTTCAGtgctgaaaatgaaaaattttttctcCACCAAAACAGATTATTTGAATGAAACCACTATTCTGATTTGGGTGTGGCCATTTGGACAGACCTTTGACCTTACGTCATGCCAAGCAATGTTCAACATCCAAGGATGCCATCTCACAACTGATCGTTCCCTGTACAACAAATCTCATGCTGTCCTGATCCATCATCGAGACATTAGCTGGGACTTGACTAATTTACCTCAGCAGGCTAGACCACCCTTCCAGAAATGGATTTGGATGAATTTGGAATCACCAACTCACACTCCCCAAAAGAGTGGTATTGAGCACTTGTTTAACCTAACTCTGACTTACCGCCGTGACTCCGATATCCAAGTGCCTTATGGCTTCTTGACGGTGAGCACAAATCCCTTCGTGTTTGAAGTGCCAAGCAAAGAGAAGTTGGTGTGCTGGGTTGTAAGTAACTGGAACCCTGAGCATGCCAGGGTCAAGTATTACAATGAGCTAAGCAAAAGCATTGAAATCCATACCTATGGGCAAGCATTTGGAGAATATGTGAATGATAAAAATTTGATTCCTACCATATCTACATGCAAATTTTATCTTTCCTTTGAAAACTCAATCCACAAAGATTACATTACTGAAAAGCTCTACAATGCTTTTCTGGCTGGCTCTGTACCTGTTGTACTGGGGCCATCTAGGGAGAACTATGAGAATTATATTCCAGcagattcatttattcatgtgGAAGATTATAACTCTCCCAATGAGCTAGCCAAGTATCTGAAGGAAGTTGACAAAAACAATAAGTTATATCTTAGTTACTTTAACTGGAGGAAGGATTTCACCGTGAATCTTCCCCGATTTTGGGAATCACATGCATGCTTGGCTTGTGACCATGTGAAAAGGCATCAAGAATATAAGTCTGTTGGTAATTTAGAGAAATGGTTTTGGAATTAA